A region of the Prosthecobacter sp. genome:
CCTACCCAGGCCGGCACCGAGATCGACGCGGTGCAGATGCGCGGCCAACTGAACGGCCTCAAGGATCTCATCGACGCGATCCAGAGCATCACTGCCGCCATCGTCGATGGCACCAACACGCTGCCGACGGGCACTCCGGCCCAGGTGGTGGTCGAGGTGACCGACGGCACGCTGCACTTCATTTTTGGCATCCCCACCGGCCCGCAGGGCGAGACGGGCAGCAACGGCAGCAACGGCAGCGATGGCAGCACGGGGCCGCAAGGCATCCAGGGCGAGCAAGGACTGCCGGGCGCTCCCGGCGAGGTCTCGCTCCAGCAACTCACGGACGCCATCGCCACCAGCAGCAGCAATAGCAACGCCGTGGCCACCCTGGGGATGGCGGTGAGCGATCCGCCCACGCAGAGCGAGGTGCAGATCCTTGCCAGCAAGGTGGATGAGCTGATCCTGGCGCTCAGGCGGTAGGGAGAGGAAACTGAAAAACTGAAAAACTGAAAGCTGAAAGCTGAAATGGGAAATCAGAATTCTCAGCGTCTCAGATTTTGACTCGCTCGCGCCTCACGCTCGTCTCGGGCTACGCCCAATGCTTCGCATTGTCTGACTCGCAGCCCGCCAGGCTGCTCGGCTCAGCTTTGTCTTTCTCTTTCCCGCCGCTCAGGCGGCAGCGGCGGCGATCTCGGCACGCTTGTCCTTGGTGAAGCGAATGTCTTCGGCGCGCTCGATGAAGATGGTGTCTTCGCAGATGTTCTTGGCGTGATCGCCGACACGTTCGAGGAAGCGGGCGACGAAGATGAGGTGGATGTAGCCTTCGAGTTCCGAATGATGGGACTCCATGACGGTGATCAATTCGCGGTCGAGCGCCTTTTCGGCGGCATCGAGTTCCTTGTCGAGCAGGCGGGCGGCGGTGGCGGCTTCGGGATCGGCGTTGAGGAAGGCCTGCAGGCTGGCGTCGAGATTGTGATCGCAGATCGAGTACACGGGCTGGATGAGCTTCACCTCGGCGAACTCGGGCAGGTTGTTGATGAAACGGGCGCGTTTGGCGATGCTGGAGGCCTGGTCGGCGATGCGTTCGAGGTTGTTGGCGACGCGGATGGTGCCCATG
Encoded here:
- the phoU gene encoding phosphate signaling complex protein PhoU, translating into MQEHILSTFNHSLERLRGDVLAMASMARKNLASAMRGLLERDTDLCNSAIAADQDVNELEKAVDKLGMQILVKFQPTAHDLRQVMGTIRVANNLERIADQASSIAKRARFINNLPEFAEVKLIQPVYSICDHNLDASLQAFLNADPEAATAARLLDKELDAAEKALDRELITVMESHHSELEGYIHLIFVARFLERVGDHAKNICEDTIFIERAEDIRFTKDKRAEIAAAAA